From a single Adhaeribacter swui genomic region:
- a CDS encoding LytR/AlgR family response regulator transcription factor has translation MTDLRLSKEADLPSVMLYRDRWLILIGIPLINVINYYLTYPDIQADAHTLITFTVDTLEGYLAWYAGRVVVLEFDKRYPWERTGWRRLVLQIPAVAIAVLAVIIGCTEIINAIARDEPVPMDFYTHDIFLFVIWSLVLNGVYLGIYLYQKVTHPQDETTNAVTNLPAEILVNSDPYIITKTGNKQKLIYLRDVKSFCIEHDYVRAVTNQGTQIIPDYTLEKLETLLEPMQFFRANRQCIITRELVAQVTREKDGKLLVNLIPVPGQPETITISRLRATAFKQWLSNSSLV, from the coding sequence ATGACTGATTTAAGGCTAAGCAAAGAGGCGGATCTTCCATCCGTTATGCTGTACCGCGATCGCTGGCTAATTTTAATAGGTATTCCGTTAATTAACGTTATCAATTATTATCTCACCTATCCTGACATTCAAGCCGATGCGCATACCTTAATAACGTTTACCGTAGATACTTTGGAAGGTTATCTGGCCTGGTACGCCGGTCGGGTGGTGGTGCTGGAATTTGATAAAAGATACCCGTGGGAGCGGACAGGCTGGCGGCGGTTGGTACTCCAAATACCGGCAGTGGCCATTGCGGTTTTAGCGGTAATAATTGGTTGTACCGAAATAATAAATGCTATTGCCCGGGACGAACCCGTGCCTATGGATTTTTATACCCACGATATTTTCTTATTTGTTATCTGGTCTTTGGTGTTGAACGGCGTGTACCTGGGCATTTATCTGTACCAAAAAGTAACGCACCCTCAAGATGAAACAACTAATGCCGTAACAAATTTGCCGGCAGAGATACTTGTTAATTCTGATCCATATATCATTACTAAAACCGGGAACAAGCAAAAATTAATCTATCTGCGCGATGTAAAATCTTTTTGTATTGAGCATGATTACGTGCGAGCGGTAACTAACCAGGGCACCCAGATTATTCCTGATTATACCTTAGAAAAACTGGAAACTTTGCTGGAACCAATGCAGTTTTTCCGGGCTAACCGGCAATGTATTATTACCCGGGAATTAGTAGCCCAGGTAACCCGCGAAAAAGACGGTAAACTTCTGGTGAACCTGATTCCGGTACCCGGCCAACCCGAAACGATCACCATTAGCCGCTTGCGGGCTACTGCATTTAAGCAATGGTTAAGTAACAGTTCTCTGGTTTAA
- a CDS encoding NifU family protein — protein MVTNQISSTFLDRIEYALNQIRPYLEADGGNVKVLELTDEMVLKLEFLGACGSCTMSTMTLKAGVEQAVKREVPEIRAVEAVNLTLPVA, from the coding sequence ATGGTAACAAATCAAATTAGCAGTACTTTTCTCGACCGGATTGAGTATGCCCTAAACCAAATCCGTCCGTACCTGGAAGCGGATGGGGGCAACGTAAAAGTGTTGGAACTTACCGACGAAATGGTACTGAAACTGGAATTTTTAGGTGCTTGCGGTTCGTGCACCATGTCTACCATGACCTTAAAAGCCGGGGTTGAACAAGCCGTGAAACGCGAAGTTCCGGAAATACGGGCGGTAGAGGCGGTAAATCTTACTTTGCCGGTAGCCTAA
- a CDS encoding serine hydrolase domain-containing protein — protein MIRLFQLLLLIPLGFLFACDEVDWVEPVATCNNPNPTFTYDKAAEVQAILDKYTALGVPGVSMGLKTATQEWAGASGYARIEGKVPMQICHLQYAQSLAKTYTGVLVMMLYEEGKIQLDNSIKDYLPVDIAKNLKGIDEVTVRMLLNHTSGIFDYAYDYAYATDLLSNQNKTFNYHHFLDYVYGKDLQFTPGSKYDYSNTNYVLLALIVNQITGQDHSVMMTERIFKPLNLNHTYYHNEPNYLHYSELVNCYLNRRSDHKIENVTRAQVNNVKSMIGDDGLVATPQDYVHFLEALRQGKILKKETLALMTAWVNDSKGEPAYGLGLDYTVKNNTYGYGHSGSGLGAGCLLYYFPEKDITVFVGVNLGLLIEGPFTELVDEMQKEIFAVVLK, from the coding sequence ATGATCCGTTTATTTCAACTATTACTATTAATTCCTTTAGGTTTTTTGTTCGCCTGCGATGAGGTAGATTGGGTAGAACCCGTTGCTACCTGCAACAACCCCAATCCAACTTTTACTTACGATAAAGCTGCCGAAGTTCAAGCAATTCTGGACAAGTACACGGCTTTGGGCGTACCCGGCGTAAGTATGGGCTTGAAAACCGCTACCCAAGAGTGGGCAGGGGCTTCGGGTTACGCCCGCATTGAAGGCAAAGTGCCTATGCAGATTTGTCATTTACAATATGCCCAGAGTTTAGCTAAAACTTATACCGGGGTTTTGGTGATGATGCTTTACGAAGAAGGGAAAATACAACTGGATAATTCTATAAAGGATTATTTGCCGGTTGATATTGCTAAAAATTTAAAAGGAATTGATGAGGTTACGGTGCGCATGTTGCTAAACCATACTTCCGGCATTTTTGACTATGCCTACGATTACGCCTATGCCACCGACTTGCTCAGTAACCAAAACAAAACCTTTAATTACCACCATTTTTTAGATTACGTGTACGGGAAAGATTTGCAGTTTACCCCCGGTAGTAAATACGATTACAGCAATACCAACTATGTTTTACTGGCTTTAATAGTAAACCAGATTACCGGTCAGGACCATAGCGTAATGATGACCGAGCGCATTTTTAAACCCTTGAACCTAAACCACACCTATTACCATAACGAGCCCAATTACCTCCATTATTCGGAACTGGTAAATTGTTATTTAAACCGGCGCAGCGATCATAAAATTGAAAACGTGACCCGGGCCCAGGTAAATAATGTAAAATCCATGATTGGCGACGATGGGCTGGTGGCTACTCCCCAGGATTATGTTCATTTTCTGGAAGCCTTGCGCCAAGGCAAAATTTTAAAAAAAGAAACTTTAGCTTTAATGACTGCCTGGGTAAACGATAGTAAAGGCGAACCAGCTTACGGGTTAGGATTAGATTATACGGTTAAAAACAATACCTATGGTTATGGGCACAGTGGATCCGGGTTAGGAGCTGGTTGTTTGCTGTATTATTTCCCCGAAAAGGATATTACCGTGTTTGTGGGAGTTAATTTAGGCTTATTAATTGAAGGCCCGTTTACCGAATTGGTAGATGAAATGCAAAAGGAAATATTCGCAGTAGTTTTAAAGTAA
- a CDS encoding Mrp/NBP35 family ATP-binding protein has product MAITQQDVLKALSYVEEPDLGKDLVTLNMIEDIQINGKQVSFTVILTTPACPLKDLIRNACVNAITLMVDKEAQVTVNMTSRVTSGRGNNSAILGGIKNIIAVASGKGGVGKSTVTSNLAIALAESGAKVGLIDADISGPSIPVMFGVEDERPHVFRTPDGKNLIQPVEKFGIKMMSIGFLAPAESAVVWRGPMASSALKQFITETDWGELDYLLIDLPPGTSDIHLTLVQTVPVTGVIIVTTPQKVALADAQKGLQMFRQPQINVPVLGIIENMAYFTPAELPQNKYFIFGQGGAESLAARWEVPVLGHIPLVQSIRESGDAGTPEIMNTGSAAAVVFKEVAQVVAQAISVRNAGLEKTKIVPITR; this is encoded by the coding sequence ATGGCAATTACCCAACAAGATGTATTAAAAGCATTAAGTTATGTTGAAGAACCCGATCTGGGAAAAGATTTGGTTACCTTAAACATGATTGAAGATATTCAGATTAACGGCAAACAAGTTTCTTTTACGGTTATTTTAACCACGCCAGCTTGCCCTTTAAAAGATTTAATCCGCAACGCATGCGTTAACGCCATTACTTTAATGGTAGATAAGGAAGCGCAAGTTACGGTAAATATGACCTCGCGGGTAACTTCGGGCCGAGGTAATAATTCCGCTATTTTGGGTGGTATCAAAAATATTATTGCGGTGGCTTCGGGTAAAGGCGGCGTAGGTAAATCTACGGTTACTTCTAACCTGGCCATTGCCTTAGCCGAGTCCGGCGCCAAAGTGGGCTTGATTGATGCCGATATTTCTGGCCCTTCTATTCCGGTAATGTTTGGCGTAGAAGACGAGCGTCCGCACGTGTTCCGCACCCCCGATGGTAAAAACCTGATTCAACCGGTAGAAAAATTCGGCATTAAAATGATGTCGATTGGTTTTCTGGCTCCCGCTGAAAGTGCGGTAGTTTGGCGGGGACCTATGGCGAGTTCGGCTTTAAAGCAGTTTATTACCGAAACCGATTGGGGCGAACTGGATTATTTACTGATTGATTTGCCTCCGGGAACCAGCGACATTCATTTAACGTTGGTACAAACAGTACCGGTTACTGGTGTTATAATTGTAACTACGCCGCAAAAAGTAGCTTTGGCCGATGCGCAAAAAGGCTTGCAGATGTTCCGGCAGCCGCAAATAAACGTACCGGTGTTGGGCATTATCGAAAATATGGCTTACTTTACTCCCGCCGAACTTCCGCAAAATAAATATTTTATTTTTGGCCAAGGGGGCGCCGAAAGTTTAGCGGCCCGCTGGGAAGTACCGGTGCTGGGGCACATTCCGTTGGTGCAAAGTATCCGGGAAAGTGGCGATGCCGGCACCCCGGAGATTATGAATACCGGATCAGCGGCGGCAGTCGTTTTTAAAGAGGTAGCTCAAGTGGTGGCACAAGCCATATCGGTGCGAAATGCGGGCCTGGAAAAAACCAAAATAGTACCTATTACGCGATAA